The following proteins are co-located in the Trichormus variabilis 0441 genome:
- a CDS encoding DUF4332 domain-containing protein yields the protein MSAKNTASKRSIPYGDWPIEQLPGLSQEEQSRLQNCGIQTTAGLVKQGKTLESRLALASKLQVHLQYVNKWIALADLARIPSVGTQYCGLLLHAGVGSVAQLAQIPTHRLHKQILRLQVATLQRRDLCPAIELVQQWSQQANIVNGH from the coding sequence ATGTCGGCTAAAAATACAGCTAGTAAAAGGTCTATCCCTTATGGTGACTGGCCAATTGAGCAGTTGCCTGGATTGAGTCAAGAAGAACAATCCCGACTGCAAAATTGTGGGATTCAAACTACAGCAGGGCTTGTCAAACAGGGTAAAACTTTAGAGTCCAGGCTGGCCTTAGCGAGTAAGTTACAAGTTCATCTGCAATATGTAAATAAATGGATAGCCTTAGCAGATTTAGCCAGGATTCCTAGTGTAGGAACACAATATTGTGGTTTATTGCTTCATGCAGGCGTTGGTTCTGTGGCACAGTTAGCCCAGATTCCTACCCATAGATTACACAAACAAATTTTACGCTTACAAGTCGCAACCTTGCAGCGTCGAGATTTGTGTCCAGCAATTGAATTAGTCCAGCAGTGGAGTCAACAGGCGAATATTGTTAATGGTCATTAG
- a CDS encoding TetR/AcrR family transcriptional regulator, whose protein sequence is MRVFNSPPPSEAQTRTKILQAALKLFASQGFDGTTTRDLAQAAGVAEGTLFRHFPNKKAILVEVATAGWVDILTDLLTELSEMGSYKAVAQVMRRRMWNLHKNADLMRVCFMEVQFHPDLRDRIQIEVIEKMTDVAEAFFQTAMDKGIYRKTDANLVAKVFLGMFAIAGFSNNTLMQPDASPQEMQQMAEGLADIFLNGVLAKD, encoded by the coding sequence ATGCGAGTTTTTAATTCTCCCCCGCCTTCAGAGGCACAGACACGCACCAAAATTTTACAGGCGGCGCTGAAATTATTTGCCTCCCAAGGCTTTGATGGCACTACCACCCGCGATTTAGCACAAGCCGCAGGTGTAGCCGAAGGTACTTTGTTTAGGCATTTCCCTAACAAAAAAGCGATTTTGGTAGAAGTAGCAACTGCTGGTTGGGTGGATATTCTCACAGATTTGCTGACAGAATTGAGCGAAATGGGTAGCTATAAGGCTGTCGCTCAGGTGATGCGCCGCCGAATGTGGAATTTGCACAAAAACGCCGACTTAATGCGGGTTTGCTTCATGGAAGTGCAGTTTCATCCAGATTTACGCGATCGCATTCAAATAGAAGTCATTGAAAAAATGACCGATGTCGCCGAAGCCTTCTTCCAAACCGCGATGGATAAAGGCATTTACCGCAAAACAGATGCCAATCTAGTAGCCAAAGTTTTCCTGGGAATGTTTGCGATCGCTGGTTTCTCCAACAATACTCTCATGCAGCCAGACGCTTCCCCCCAAGAAATGCAGCAAATGGCAGAAGGCCTAGCTGATATCTTCCTCAATGGAGTGCTGGCAAAAGATTAG
- a CDS encoding M16 family metallopeptidase, whose protein sequence is MNQLSRSISRRLLATLMATVVIWWGWTPEIALAQTPPALQPSKTPTAKVPTSIQPYLDRVIKDLTEFRLDNGMKFIVLERHQAPVVSFLTYADVGGVDEPDGKTGVAHFLEHLAFKGTTRIGTQNYQAEKPLLERLEQLDTQIRAAKANGKQDDVARLQATFKEVESQAGKLVKQNELGQIVEQSGGVGLNANTSTEATRYFYSFPSNKLELWMSLESDRFLDPVIRREFYKEKDVILEERRMRIENSPIGLMVEKFIDAAYKVHPYRRPVIGYDQDIRNLTPEDVQTFYNTHYVPSNITIAVVGDVKTAEVKQLAQTYFGRYKAAPKPQSKITPEPKQTQTREVTLELASQPWYLEGYHRPAVTHPDNAAYDIIASLLSSGRTSRLYKSLVEKERVALNAQGFSGFPGDKYPNLMLFYALTAPGHTVDEVAVSLSKEIDKLKTEPVSAVELERVKTQARAGLLRSLDSNMGMAQQLLEYDVKTGSWRNLFKQLDEIVAVTPADIQRVAKATFTPENRTIGKLLSKKA, encoded by the coding sequence ATGAATCAACTTAGTCGTTCAATATCGCGTCGGCTGTTGGCAACCTTGATGGCAACAGTCGTTATATGGTGGGGATGGACACCAGAAATAGCTTTGGCACAAACGCCTCCTGCTTTACAACCAAGCAAAACACCAACTGCAAAGGTTCCCACTTCAATTCAACCCTATCTAGACCGGGTAATTAAGGATTTGACGGAGTTCCGGCTGGATAATGGTATGAAGTTTATTGTCTTAGAACGCCATCAAGCGCCAGTGGTTTCCTTTCTCACCTACGCGGATGTTGGGGGTGTGGATGAACCTGATGGTAAGACTGGTGTCGCTCACTTTCTTGAGCATTTGGCGTTCAAAGGCACTACACGCATTGGTACACAGAATTATCAGGCTGAAAAACCCTTGCTTGAGCGGTTGGAGCAGTTAGACACGCAAATTCGAGCCGCGAAAGCCAATGGTAAGCAAGATGATGTTGCTAGGTTGCAAGCGACTTTTAAGGAAGTAGAATCACAAGCTGGTAAATTAGTCAAACAAAATGAACTGGGGCAAATTGTCGAACAATCTGGGGGTGTAGGTTTAAACGCCAATACCTCAACGGAAGCGACACGTTATTTCTACAGTTTCCCGTCCAATAAGTTAGAACTGTGGATGTCGTTGGAGTCTGATCGATTTCTTGATCCTGTGATTCGCCGGGAGTTTTATAAAGAAAAAGATGTGATTTTAGAAGAGCGGCGGATGCGGATCGAAAATTCACCTATTGGTTTGATGGTGGAAAAGTTTATCGATGCTGCTTACAAAGTTCATCCTTACAGACGACCAGTGATTGGTTATGACCAAGATATTCGTAACTTAACGCCAGAAGATGTACAGACGTTTTACAATACTCACTACGTACCCAGTAATATTACCATTGCTGTTGTTGGGGATGTGAAAACGGCTGAGGTGAAACAACTGGCGCAAACTTACTTTGGACGCTACAAAGCAGCACCTAAACCACAGTCAAAAATTACCCCAGAACCCAAACAAACACAAACAAGAGAGGTTACTTTAGAACTCGCTTCTCAACCTTGGTATTTAGAAGGTTATCATCGTCCCGCAGTGACTCATCCAGATAATGCGGCATACGATATTATTGCCAGCTTGTTAAGTAGTGGACGTACGTCGCGGTTATATAAGTCTTTGGTGGAAAAAGAACGTGTAGCATTAAATGCTCAAGGTTTTAGTGGTTTTCCTGGGGATAAATACCCCAATTTGATGCTGTTCTATGCTCTCACTGCTCCTGGTCACACAGTTGATGAAGTAGCAGTGTCTTTAAGCAAAGAAATTGACAAGTTGAAAACTGAACCTGTATCTGCGGTGGAATTAGAACGGGTGAAAACTCAAGCCAGGGCTGGTTTATTACGTAGCTTAGATTCCAATATGGGTATGGCGCAGCAACTTTTGGAATATGACGTAAAAACAGGCTCTTGGCGCAATTTGTTTAAACAATTAGATGAAATTGTGGCTGTGACTCCTGCGGATATTCAGCGAGTAGCCAAAGCAACGTTTACGCCAGAAAATCGCACAATTGGCAAGTTGTTATCGAAAAAAGCATGA
- a CDS encoding M16 family metallopeptidase yields the protein MGKGKSFILALVAIFAFLAVTFNFSLTATAAAKHYTELQFAPLPEVKLPKYERFVLQNGLVVYLMEDRELPLIGGTALVRTGSRWEPADKVGLASFTGGVMRTGGTKEHSPDDLNEILEQRAASVEVNIGEAAGSASFEALSEDVETVFGLFAEVLRSPVFAQAKLDLAKTQAKGGISRRNDDPDDIANREFRKLIYGKDSPYGRITEYATVNAIAREDLVQFHQQYFHPNNMILGIVGDFDSKKMRSLIQAKLGNWARNPKFTKPTLPAVSPANTGGVFFVNQPQLTQSSILVGHLGGKFDNPDYAALDVLNGVLNGFGGRLFNEVRSRQGLAYSVYGYWSPRFDYPGMFMAGGQTRSDATVQFVKALQAEIKRIQSQPVTAEELARAKESTLNSFVFNFQDPSQTLSRLMRYEYYGYPADFLFRYQKAVAATTIADVQRVAKQYLKPDNLVTLVVGNQTAIQPPLTQLAAQVTPIDVTIPSPPQQAQN from the coding sequence ATGGGAAAAGGCAAAAGTTTTATTTTGGCGTTGGTGGCTATTTTTGCCTTTTTAGCTGTGACTTTTAACTTTTCCCTGACGGCGACAGCAGCAGCCAAACACTATACAGAGTTGCAGTTTGCGCCGTTACCGGAGGTGAAGTTACCCAAGTATGAACGGTTTGTATTGCAGAATGGCTTGGTTGTCTATCTCATGGAGGATAGGGAACTACCTTTAATTGGTGGTACAGCCCTAGTCAGGACTGGGAGTCGTTGGGAACCAGCAGATAAAGTGGGATTGGCTAGCTTTACTGGTGGCGTGATGCGGACTGGTGGAACTAAGGAGCATTCACCTGATGATTTGAATGAAATATTAGAACAACGCGCCGCATCGGTAGAAGTGAATATTGGTGAGGCTGCGGGTAGCGCTAGTTTTGAGGCGCTGAGTGAAGATGTAGAAACAGTGTTTGGGCTATTTGCTGAGGTGTTGCGATCGCCAGTGTTTGCTCAAGCTAAACTAGATTTGGCGAAAACTCAAGCAAAAGGCGGTATTTCTCGCCGCAATGATGATCCTGATGATATTGCTAATCGGGAATTTCGCAAGCTGATTTATGGCAAAGATAGCCCCTATGGTCGGATTACAGAATATGCTACTGTGAATGCGATCGCCCGTGAAGATTTGGTACAGTTCCACCAACAATATTTCCACCCCAATAATATGATTTTGGGCATTGTGGGAGATTTTGATAGTAAAAAAATGCGATCGCTCATTCAAGCCAAGTTGGGTAACTGGGCGCGTAACCCAAAATTTACTAAACCAACTTTACCAGCAGTTTCCCCAGCAAATACCGGTGGGGTATTTTTCGTCAATCAACCCCAACTTACCCAAAGTAGTATTTTAGTTGGGCATTTGGGGGGTAAGTTCGATAACCCCGACTATGCAGCCTTGGACGTATTGAATGGGGTGTTAAATGGTTTTGGGGGTCGTTTATTTAATGAGGTGCGATCGCGTCAAGGTTTAGCCTATTCTGTATATGGTTACTGGAGTCCCCGCTTTGACTATCCTGGGATGTTCATGGCTGGTGGACAAACCCGTTCTGATGCGACTGTGCAGTTTGTCAAAGCTTTACAAGCGGAAATTAAACGCATCCAATCCCAACCCGTAACAGCAGAAGAATTAGCCCGTGCTAAAGAGTCTACCCTCAATTCTTTTGTATTCAACTTCCAAGACCCCAGCCAAACCTTATCCCGATTGATGCGCTATGAATACTATGGCTATCCGGCTGATTTTCTCTTCCGCTATCAAAAAGCCGTAGCCGCCACCACAATAGCTGATGTGCAAAGGGTAGCCAAGCAATACCTCAAACCAGATAATCTTGTCACTCTGGTGGTGGGTAATCAAACCGCTATTCAACCACCATTAACTCAGCTAGCCGCTCAAGTCACACCAATCGATGTGACAATTCCTAGTCCACCACAACAAGCGCAGAATTAA